From one Microbacterium aurum genomic stretch:
- a CDS encoding pyridoxal-phosphate dependent enzyme — protein MRYASHIADLAGNTPLVRLNAVTAGDPGIRATVLAKVEYLNPGGSAKDRIASRIIDAAERDGLLQPGGTIVEPTSGNTGVGLALVALQRGYRMVFVVPDKFAGEKVAVLKAYGAEVVMTPTNVPPEHPDSYYSVSDRLAREIPGAFKPNQFANLNGPRAHYETTGPEIWRDTDGRVTHVVAGIGTGGTISGTGRFLKEATAGEIVVVGADPEGSIYSGGPIHGYAVEGVGEDFYPATFDPGVVDRYERVSDAESFAMTRRLTREEGLLVGGSSGMAVVAALRTARELPEDAVVIVVLPDHGRGYLSKLYDDAWLEARGFAMCTGTEIPTTGAHR, from the coding sequence ATGCGCTACGCATCGCACATCGCCGACCTCGCCGGCAACACGCCCCTCGTCCGCCTCAACGCCGTGACGGCGGGAGACCCCGGCATCCGCGCCACCGTGCTCGCCAAGGTCGAGTACCTGAACCCCGGCGGCTCCGCGAAGGACCGCATCGCCTCGCGGATCATCGACGCCGCGGAGCGCGACGGCCTGCTCCAACCCGGCGGCACGATCGTCGAGCCGACGAGCGGGAACACCGGCGTCGGGCTCGCGCTCGTCGCGCTGCAGCGCGGCTACCGCATGGTGTTCGTCGTGCCCGACAAGTTCGCCGGCGAGAAGGTCGCCGTGCTGAAGGCTTACGGCGCCGAGGTCGTCATGACGCCGACGAACGTCCCGCCCGAGCATCCCGACTCCTACTACAGCGTCTCCGACCGGCTCGCCCGCGAGATCCCCGGGGCGTTCAAGCCGAACCAGTTCGCGAACCTCAACGGACCGCGCGCCCACTACGAGACGACCGGCCCGGAGATCTGGCGCGACACCGACGGGCGGGTGACGCACGTCGTCGCCGGCATCGGCACCGGCGGCACCATCAGCGGCACCGGGCGCTTCCTCAAGGAGGCGACGGCCGGCGAGATCGTCGTCGTCGGGGCCGACCCGGAGGGCTCGATCTACTCCGGCGGTCCGATCCACGGCTACGCCGTCGAGGGCGTCGGCGAGGACTTCTATCCGGCCACCTTCGACCCGGGCGTCGTCGATCGCTACGAGCGGGTGTCGGATGCCGAGAGCTTCGCCATGACGCGCCGACTCACCCGTGAGGAGGGGCTCCTCGTCGGCGGCTCCTCCGGCATGGCGGTCGTTGCCGCCCTCCGCACCGCGCGGGAGCTGCCCGAAGACGCCGTCGTCATCGTGGTGCTGCCCGACCACGGCCGCGGCTACCTCAGCAAGCTGTACGACGACGCGTGGCTCGAGGCCCGCGGCTTCGCGATGTGCACCGGCACCGAGATCCCCACGACAGGAGCCCACCGATGA
- a CDS encoding sulfurtransferase — protein sequence MTDCCTARSAGGRCSSRWKLQAAAWRWGLNDGDRVVVYDDNEGVPAARAWWLLRRHGVDVRVLDGGLRAWVRAGFRLQRSDAAPRRGQISLTDAAGADVASIDDAATAPQRGVLIDARAPQHYRGTVPGSRCC from the coding sequence GTGACCGACTGTTGCACGGCGCGTTCTGCCGGCGGGCGGTGCTCGTCACGATGGAAACTGCAGGCGGCGGCGTGGCGCTGGGGCCTGAACGACGGCGACCGGGTCGTGGTCTACGACGACAACGAAGGGGTCCCCGCCGCGCGCGCCTGGTGGCTGCTGCGCCGGCACGGCGTCGACGTGCGCGTGCTCGACGGGGGCCTGCGCGCGTGGGTGCGCGCGGGGTTCCGGCTGCAGCGCTCCGACGCGGCACCGCGGCGTGGTCAGATCAGCCTGACGGATGCCGCCGGCGCAGACGTCGCGTCGATCGATGATGCCGCCACCGCGCCGCAGCGCGGCGTGCTCATCGACGCGCGCGCGCCGCAGCACTATCGCGGCACGGTGCCGGGATCTCGCTGCTGCTGA
- a CDS encoding tyrosine-type recombinase/integrase, protein MLDGMLDGWRAQQTARFLKVATIAARERLVRRFVAFSGMYPWQWTSAEVEAWIGELRSGAKPLRLSTLRGYEIDIKMFCEYVTDPRYPWLSECEARFGAAPRQVFHEDNSIVHVSEYEGDAARRPLTFDEVQALFDAADGLAARIRSRRRKGAVQALRDAALLKCVYAFGLRRREAVMLDLVDLRRNAKQPQLDRFGALSVRHGKASRGGPSKRRTVLTVPEMGWIAETLGHYLEEVRPALSSSGSSPALWVTERGTRLSRRAANEAFCAARDAAGIDSSLDLHSLRHSYVTHLVEFDYPERFIQEQVGNSFSSTTAIYVGVSNEYRNRLLTQAIHMRYGTDLEEAAL, encoded by the coding sequence GTGCTCGATGGGATGCTGGATGGGTGGCGAGCTCAGCAGACTGCTCGCTTCCTGAAGGTTGCGACGATTGCGGCGAGAGAGCGGCTTGTTCGCCGGTTTGTGGCTTTCTCGGGCATGTACCCGTGGCAGTGGACGTCGGCGGAAGTGGAAGCATGGATCGGTGAATTGCGGTCGGGGGCGAAGCCGCTGCGGCTATCGACGCTGCGCGGGTACGAGATCGACATCAAGATGTTCTGCGAGTACGTCACTGATCCTCGATATCCGTGGCTGTCGGAGTGTGAGGCGCGTTTCGGAGCCGCGCCGCGGCAGGTGTTCCATGAGGACAACTCAATCGTCCATGTCAGCGAGTACGAGGGCGATGCGGCGCGACGACCGTTGACATTTGACGAGGTTCAGGCGCTGTTCGATGCGGCCGATGGGCTTGCCGCTCGGATCCGGTCGCGTCGACGGAAGGGCGCGGTTCAGGCGCTGCGAGATGCGGCACTCCTCAAGTGCGTATACGCGTTCGGACTGCGGAGGCGGGAGGCGGTGATGCTTGATCTCGTGGATCTGCGCCGCAACGCGAAGCAGCCGCAGCTGGATCGGTTCGGTGCGCTATCGGTACGGCATGGCAAGGCGAGCCGCGGAGGCCCGTCAAAGCGACGCACGGTTCTCACCGTCCCAGAGATGGGCTGGATTGCCGAGACGCTTGGGCACTATCTGGAAGAGGTTCGACCCGCGCTGTCGTCTTCGGGGTCATCACCTGCGCTCTGGGTGACGGAGCGTGGGACGAGATTGAGTAGGCGGGCAGCTAACGAGGCGTTCTGTGCGGCTCGGGACGCCGCGGGGATCGACTCGTCGCTGGATCTGCATTCGCTGCGGCACTCATATGTGACGCACCTGGTGGAGTTCGACTACCCGGAGCGATTCATTCAGGAGCAAGTGGGGAACTCCTTCTCCTCGACAACCGCGATCTACGTGGGCGTCTCCAACGAGTACCGCAACCGCCTCCTCACCCAAGCCATCCACATGCGATACGGCACCGATCTCGAGGAGGCAGCACTGTGA
- a CDS encoding flavin reductase family protein, protein MSQHVTAASSAPAPHLGAPDHRFASSLSAAEFKAVFRGHPGGVAVITADAGDGPVALTATSVASVSAEPPLLIFSVSALSSASDVLSRAETVVVHLLDAHDLEIAQLGATSGVDRFAETHRWSRLVTGEPVYNDVRAWVRCAVIGRMDAGGSTVIAAHALQAQLERDVAAGEHGDALVYHNRTWHRLGDHSRLV, encoded by the coding sequence ATGAGTCAGCACGTCACCGCCGCGTCGTCCGCCCCCGCCCCGCACCTCGGTGCCCCCGACCACCGGTTCGCGTCGTCGCTGTCGGCGGCGGAGTTCAAAGCGGTCTTCCGCGGACACCCCGGCGGCGTCGCGGTCATCACCGCCGACGCGGGCGACGGCCCGGTGGCCCTCACCGCGACGAGCGTCGCGAGCGTGAGCGCGGAGCCGCCGCTGTTGATCTTCTCCGTGTCGGCGCTGTCCTCGGCATCCGACGTCCTCTCCCGCGCCGAGACCGTCGTGGTGCACCTGCTCGACGCGCACGATCTCGAGATCGCGCAGCTCGGCGCCACGAGCGGCGTCGACCGGTTCGCGGAGACCCATCGCTGGTCGCGCCTGGTCACCGGCGAGCCGGTCTACAACGACGTGCGGGCGTGGGTGCGCTGCGCCGTCATCGGGCGGATGGATGCCGGGGGCTCCACCGTCATCGCCGCGCACGCGCTGCAGGCGCAGCTCGAACGCGACGTCGCCGCCGGGGAGCACGGCGACGCGCTCGTGTACCACAACCGCACCTGGCACCGGCTCGGCGACCACTCGCGCCTCGTCTGA
- a CDS encoding DUF7882 family protein, giving the protein MGTIYYGGSATPIHIEDRALAHLKVVIATKLRRSESFTVSWQHPEGEPRGRSTIWLHPSIPIRFVFDDPEPAELSREWIEDLAQSANSSGGISLVAEHIEPAPDDAADDAPQTVTVN; this is encoded by the coding sequence GTGGGCACCATCTATTACGGCGGATCGGCGACTCCGATCCATATCGAGGACCGGGCGCTCGCGCATCTGAAGGTCGTCATCGCGACGAAGCTGCGCCGCAGCGAGAGCTTCACGGTCTCGTGGCAGCATCCCGAGGGAGAGCCGCGCGGGCGCAGCACGATCTGGCTGCACCCGTCGATCCCGATCCGGTTCGTGTTCGACGATCCCGAGCCGGCCGAGCTCAGCCGCGAGTGGATCGAGGATCTCGCGCAGTCGGCGAACTCCTCGGGCGGCATCTCGCTGGTCGCGGAGCACATCGAGCCGGCGCCCGACGACGCTGCCGACGACGCGCCACAGACCGTGACGGTCAACTGA
- a CDS encoding cation transporter — MKSMGRTDLPAAQQEALQKAIRWEWFTIGYTSITIVLIAFVVGGSQAMKTAWIEDMLSLIPQVAFLVSLLFIRHPPSRSFPYGLHRVMGVGHLVAGVALLAIGGNLAVESIGGLIRQEHPAIGTVQLFGQTIWLGWLMVAVMILVVPGPFFYGHAKAKLAPKLHNKVLYADADMAKADWTTTVASVVGVLGIGVGLWWLDGAAALFISLGIVRDGYKNTRSAVLDLMDQRARTHDDAEPHPLMRRIVRDLEAQPWVREASVRMRDMGQVFHVEAFVVPHRRRVRLDSVEDARQRIAGLDWKVQDVVVIPVATLPDETVG; from the coding sequence ATGAAGTCGATGGGGCGCACCGACCTGCCCGCCGCGCAGCAGGAGGCCCTGCAGAAGGCGATCCGGTGGGAGTGGTTCACGATCGGCTACACGTCGATCACGATCGTGCTCATCGCGTTCGTCGTCGGCGGTTCGCAGGCGATGAAGACGGCGTGGATCGAGGACATGCTCTCCCTCATCCCGCAGGTCGCGTTCCTCGTGTCGCTGCTGTTCATCCGGCATCCGCCGTCCCGGTCGTTCCCGTACGGGCTTCACCGGGTCATGGGCGTCGGACACCTCGTGGCGGGCGTCGCGCTGCTCGCGATCGGGGGCAATCTCGCGGTCGAGTCGATTGGCGGACTCATCCGCCAGGAGCATCCGGCGATCGGCACGGTGCAGCTGTTCGGTCAGACGATCTGGCTCGGGTGGCTGATGGTGGCGGTGATGATCCTCGTCGTGCCGGGCCCCTTCTTCTACGGTCACGCGAAGGCGAAGCTCGCGCCGAAGCTGCACAACAAGGTGCTGTACGCGGATGCCGACATGGCCAAGGCCGATTGGACCACGACGGTCGCCTCGGTTGTCGGGGTGCTCGGGATCGGGGTGGGCCTGTGGTGGCTGGACGGGGCGGCGGCGCTGTTCATCTCGCTCGGGATCGTGCGGGACGGCTACAAGAACACCCGATCGGCAGTGCTCGACCTCATGGATCAGCGGGCGCGCACCCACGACGATGCGGAGCCGCATCCGCTGATGCGCCGGATCGTCCGCGACCTCGAGGCGCAGCCCTGGGTCCGGGAGGCGTCGGTGCGGATGCGCGACATGGGCCAGGTCTTCCACGTCGAAGCGTTCGTCGTGCCGCACCGCCGGCGCGTGCGACTGGACAGCGTCGAGGACGCTCGGCAGCGGATCGCGGGGCTGGACTGGAAGGTGCAGGACGTCGTCGTCATCCCGGTGGCGACGCTGCCCGACGAGACCGTCGGCTGA
- a CDS encoding Gfo/Idh/MocA family protein, with protein MSDTARWAVLGAGGISGDFLRALPHARLGALHAVGARDAARARAFADEFGGAVAGTYEEILGRDDVDAVYIGTVHTSHRELALAALAAGKAVLCEKPLGIDVAETEEILAAADAAGLPLVEAFKYRFGPFPDRVRELVSSGAVGEITEVETAIGFAADRGIRRLFDPALAGGALLDAGCYPVSLAVGVAAWAGRLDALAVVSADGVIGTTGVDEDASAVLDLGGIRARVSTSITRTLPRAATIRGTRGELEIPNVWGSRVESTATAVLHREDGTREEIATGTVSPMAAEADATIAALREGRTEAPEMPWRETLATARLLAEWRSVL; from the coding sequence ATGAGCGACACGGCGCGATGGGCGGTTCTCGGGGCGGGTGGGATCAGCGGCGACTTCCTCCGCGCGCTGCCGCACGCCCGGCTCGGCGCACTCCACGCCGTGGGGGCGCGGGATGCCGCGCGGGCGCGGGCGTTCGCCGACGAGTTCGGCGGCGCGGTCGCCGGCACGTACGAGGAGATCCTCGGCCGTGACGACGTCGACGCCGTCTACATCGGCACCGTGCACACCTCGCACCGCGAGCTCGCCCTCGCCGCGCTCGCGGCGGGCAAGGCGGTGCTGTGCGAGAAGCCGCTGGGGATCGACGTCGCCGAGACCGAGGAGATCCTCGCGGCGGCCGATGCGGCGGGGCTGCCGCTCGTCGAGGCCTTCAAGTACCGGTTCGGCCCGTTCCCGGACCGGGTGCGCGAACTCGTCAGCAGCGGCGCCGTCGGCGAGATCACCGAGGTCGAGACGGCCATCGGATTCGCCGCGGACCGTGGCATCCGGCGCCTGTTCGATCCGGCACTGGCCGGTGGCGCTCTGCTTGACGCGGGCTGCTATCCGGTGTCGCTCGCCGTCGGCGTCGCGGCCTGGGCGGGTCGCCTCGATGCGCTGGCGGTCGTGTCCGCCGACGGGGTCATCGGCACGACCGGGGTCGACGAGGACGCCAGCGCAGTGCTTGACCTCGGCGGCATCCGCGCCCGCGTCTCCACGTCGATCACCCGCACCCTGCCACGTGCCGCGACGATCCGCGGCACGCGCGGGGAGCTCGAGATCCCGAACGTGTGGGGCAGCCGCGTGGAGTCGACGGCGACCGCCGTGCTGCACCGCGAAGACGGCACGCGCGAGGAGATCGCGACTGGCACGGTCAGCCCCATGGCCGCCGAAGCGGATGCCACGATCGCCGCCCTGCGCGAGGGTCGCACCGAGGCGCCGGAGATGCCCTGGCGGGAGACGCTCGCGACGGCGCGCCTGCTCGCCGAGTGGCGGTCTGTGCTCTGA
- a CDS encoding cystathionine gamma-synthase, whose amino-acid sequence MTTDAARGFASLAVHAGQEADAATGAVIPPVHFSTTYAQDGIGGLRQGYEYGRSGNPTRTALQEQLAAIEGGSHAFSFASGLAAEDTLLRAALSPGDEVLLGNDVYGGTYRLLSRVLGPWGVRLRTVDMSDADAVRAAVSERAPRLLWVETPSNPLLRVTDIAGLAALGREAGALVVVDNTFATPALQQPLALGADVVVHSTTKYLGGHSDVVGGALVLSEAHRGGPLADEIGFLQFAVGAVSGPLDAWLTTRGIKTLAVRMQRHSENAASVAAFLQGHERVARVYYPGLVEHPGHDLAARQMSGFGGIVSVALESQEAARRFAESTRLFQLAESLGGVESLVNYPDAMTHASVRGTDAAVPVEVVRLSVGIEDIADLLDDLAQALAA is encoded by the coding sequence ATGACCACCGACGCCGCCCGCGGGTTCGCGAGCCTCGCCGTCCACGCCGGCCAGGAGGCCGACGCCGCGACCGGGGCGGTCATCCCGCCCGTCCACTTCTCCACGACGTATGCCCAGGACGGCATCGGCGGCCTGCGGCAGGGATACGAGTACGGCCGCAGCGGCAACCCGACGCGCACCGCCCTGCAGGAACAGCTCGCCGCGATCGAGGGCGGATCGCACGCCTTCTCGTTCGCGTCGGGACTCGCCGCCGAGGACACGCTACTGCGTGCGGCGCTGTCGCCCGGCGACGAGGTGCTGCTCGGCAACGACGTCTACGGGGGCACCTATCGGCTGCTCTCGCGCGTGCTCGGACCGTGGGGCGTGCGCCTGCGCACGGTCGACATGAGCGATGCGGATGCCGTCCGCGCCGCCGTCTCCGAACGCGCGCCGCGCCTGCTGTGGGTGGAGACCCCGTCGAACCCGCTGCTGCGCGTCACCGACATCGCCGGTCTTGCCGCCCTCGGCCGCGAGGCGGGTGCGCTCGTCGTCGTCGACAACACCTTCGCCACCCCTGCTCTCCAGCAGCCGCTCGCCCTCGGCGCCGACGTCGTCGTGCACTCCACGACCAAGTACCTCGGCGGCCATTCCGATGTCGTCGGCGGGGCGCTCGTCCTCTCCGAGGCGCACCGCGGTGGTCCGCTCGCCGATGAGATCGGCTTCCTGCAGTTCGCGGTGGGCGCGGTGTCGGGTCCGCTCGACGCGTGGCTCACGACCCGCGGGATCAAGACCCTTGCGGTTCGCATGCAGCGGCACAGCGAGAACGCGGCATCCGTCGCCGCATTCCTGCAGGGGCATGAACGCGTCGCGCGGGTGTACTACCCCGGTCTGGTGGAGCACCCCGGGCACGATCTCGCCGCCCGGCAGATGTCGGGGTTCGGCGGGATCGTCTCGGTCGCGCTGGAGTCCCAGGAGGCCGCGCGCCGGTTCGCGGAATCGACCCGGCTGTTCCAGCTCGCGGAGTCGCTCGGCGGGGTGGAATCGCTCGTGAACTACCCCGACGCCATGACCCACGCCTCGGTGCGCGGCACCGACGCCGCCGTCCCGGTCGAGGTCGTGCGCCTGTCGGTCGGCATCGAGGATATCGCCGACCTGCTCGACGACCTCGCGCAGGCCCTCGCCGCCTGA
- a CDS encoding Dps family protein, which yields MAKTATSTKSSAKTTTGTTTAGNKRCPARGGSGAERTGLQNAESGFRASPELSRNLQSVLVDLVELQIQGKQAHWNIVGTNFRDTHLQLDEIVHAARELGDTIAERMRALHALPDGRSDTVAQTTTLPEFPQGEIDTTEAIDLITERLEAAVGTVRDVHDAVDEEDPTSADLLHEVLEQLEQLAWMVSAENRRPAKR from the coding sequence ATGGCGAAGACGGCCACGTCGACCAAGAGCTCGGCGAAGACGACCACCGGCACCACGACGGCCGGCAACAAGCGATGCCCGGCCCGCGGGGGAAGCGGCGCCGAGCGGACCGGTCTGCAGAACGCTGAGAGCGGCTTCCGCGCGTCGCCGGAGCTGAGCCGGAACCTGCAGTCCGTGCTCGTCGACCTCGTCGAGCTGCAGATCCAGGGCAAGCAGGCGCATTGGAACATCGTCGGTACGAACTTCCGCGACACGCACCTGCAGCTCGATGAGATCGTGCACGCCGCCCGCGAGCTCGGCGACACGATCGCCGAGCGCATGCGCGCGCTGCACGCGCTGCCGGACGGTCGCAGCGACACCGTCGCCCAGACGACGACCCTGCCGGAGTTCCCGCAGGGCGAGATCGACACCACCGAGGCGATCGACCTCATCACCGAGCGCCTCGAGGCGGCGGTGGGCACCGTGCGTGACGTGCACGATGCCGTGGACGAGGAGGACCCGACGAGCGCCGACCTCCTGCACGAGGTGCTGGAGCAGCTCGAGCAGCTCGCCTGGATGGTGAGCGCGGAGAACCGTCGGCCCGCGAAACGGTGA